The Candidatus Accumulibacter similis genome has a segment encoding these proteins:
- a CDS encoding glycosyltransferase — MTISISIVTCSYQQGAYLDATLRSVLDQRYPGLEYIVIDGGSTDGSVAVIERHQQSLAHWVSERDHGQTDALIKGFAHARGEVQGWLCSDDLLLPGALHRVGAFFATHPGVQAVYGDSLWIDANGHFLRPKKEGAFFRHAFLFDHNFIPQPSMFWRRSLYEQVGGLDPRFNLAMDSDLWERFSRHTRIAHIPQYLSCMRFYPQQKTRSLRPQGRLEDEEIRSRCRLAAWPGLQPLNRLTGTALRVGAKLVAGGYGAVVDESVVAALKPYHLASAAE, encoded by the coding sequence ATGACTATTTCCATCTCGATCGTCACCTGTTCCTATCAGCAGGGCGCGTACCTCGACGCGACACTGCGCTCGGTCCTCGATCAGCGTTACCCCGGACTCGAATACATCGTCATCGACGGTGGTTCGACCGATGGCAGCGTAGCCGTGATCGAGCGGCATCAGCAGTCGCTCGCCCACTGGGTCAGCGAACGCGACCACGGCCAGACCGACGCGCTGATCAAGGGATTCGCGCACGCACGCGGCGAAGTGCAGGGTTGGTTGTGTTCGGACGATCTGTTGTTGCCCGGCGCCCTGCACCGCGTCGGAGCGTTCTTTGCCACCCATCCGGGCGTGCAGGCGGTGTACGGCGATTCGCTGTGGATTGATGCGAACGGCCACTTCCTGCGGCCGAAGAAGGAGGGCGCCTTTTTCCGCCACGCCTTCCTCTTCGATCACAACTTCATTCCACAACCTTCGATGTTCTGGCGGCGGAGCCTCTACGAGCAGGTGGGCGGCCTCGATCCGCGCTTCAATCTGGCGATGGACAGTGATCTCTGGGAGCGATTCTCACGCCATACGCGGATCGCGCATATACCGCAGTACCTCTCCTGCATGCGCTTCTATCCGCAGCAGAAGACGCGTTCGCTGCGACCGCAGGGACGCCTGGAGGACGAAGAGATTCGCAGCCGCTGCCGATTGGCCGCGTGGCCGGGACTGCAGCCGCTGAACCGACTGACCGGAACGGCACTGCGGGTCGGCGCGAAGCTCGTCGCCGGCGGCTATGGTGCGGTCGTCGATGAATCCGTCGTCGCCGCGCTCAAACCCTACCACCTGGCGTCGGCAGCAGAATGA
- a CDS encoding right-handed parallel beta-helix repeat-containing protein: MLGLGVPAIFPNSGLAATLVVNPRHPDASDVGAASRSQPLMTIAEAMRRLQPGDHVFIAAGVYREPMLFPARSWAGNPRTVIEGDSQGRTLIKGSIVVGLWQPAGPGRFIAPIGHEPAQVFVDDQPLQQIGGSVFDGYPGRPDHPLAALHASNGGIWPGRVDGNRASMPMNSFHYDRALGNVMIRVAVDSLAGRTVEVASLQRLVLATGVERLSLKNLSFEHSNTTAITRGGAVQLEGRSIRIENVRIRRADGTCMGLNGADHEIVASTFSECGQTGLGGRGSGWKIVDVTVSHNNTRGFNKWWEAGGAKFVGDGGLNNSMITRFKATDNQGDGLWFDWKNRNNRVTDSLLAFNSGFGLHLEMCQGFLVDNNVVVGNRQRGIYLRQTSLSTLAFNLVASNGLDGIAIVDEGQRDPRGEMDFSVRNNWVTGNVIAGNAIALTMPAPLADNRSDGNLFAGDGEANALRIGWNRKLGTAEWIETGLDAHSEWLALPTGKRREADARLPLADQLAWYSALRGRMGAVAARPLAALAQRVPALNVGAGARPGPAASTWLSR; the protein is encoded by the coding sequence ATGCTGGGATTGGGTGTTCCTGCCATCTTCCCCAACTCGGGCCTGGCTGCGACTCTGGTGGTCAACCCGCGGCACCCTGATGCTTCCGATGTCGGCGCTGCCAGCAGGTCGCAACCGCTGATGACGATTGCCGAAGCGATGAGGCGCCTGCAACCCGGTGACCATGTCTTCATCGCCGCCGGTGTCTATCGGGAGCCGATGCTCTTTCCGGCCCGGTCATGGGCAGGAAACCCGCGCACAGTGATTGAGGGAGACTCGCAAGGGCGAACCCTGATCAAGGGATCGATCGTCGTGGGCCTTTGGCAGCCAGCGGGTCCGGGTCGCTTCATCGCCCCGATAGGCCACGAACCTGCACAGGTGTTCGTCGATGACCAGCCGCTGCAGCAGATCGGAGGCAGCGTGTTCGACGGCTATCCCGGCCGCCCGGACCACCCGTTGGCGGCCCTGCACGCGAGCAATGGCGGCATCTGGCCCGGGCGCGTCGACGGCAACCGCGCGAGCATGCCCATGAACAGCTTCCACTACGACAGGGCGCTGGGCAACGTGATGATCCGCGTGGCGGTCGACAGCCTCGCCGGTCGTACCGTCGAGGTGGCCTCCCTGCAACGGCTTGTTCTTGCGACGGGTGTCGAGCGCCTATCTTTGAAGAACCTCAGCTTCGAGCATTCGAATACCACCGCCATCACCCGTGGCGGTGCCGTTCAACTTGAAGGCAGGAGCATCCGCATCGAGAACGTTCGCATTCGTCGCGCCGACGGCACCTGCATGGGACTCAATGGAGCCGATCACGAAATCGTCGCCAGCACCTTCAGCGAATGCGGCCAGACCGGACTGGGTGGCAGAGGTTCGGGCTGGAAGATTGTCGACGTGACCGTCAGTCACAACAATACCCGCGGCTTCAACAAATGGTGGGAAGCCGGTGGTGCCAAGTTTGTCGGTGACGGTGGTCTGAACAACTCGATGATCACACGCTTCAAGGCAACGGACAATCAGGGCGATGGTCTCTGGTTTGACTGGAAGAACCGCAACAACCGGGTCACCGACTCGTTGTTGGCGTTCAACTCCGGTTTCGGGTTGCACCTGGAGATGTGCCAGGGCTTCCTGGTGGACAACAACGTGGTCGTTGGCAATCGCCAGCGGGGAATCTACCTGCGCCAGACCTCACTCAGTACCCTGGCGTTCAACCTGGTCGCCAGCAACGGGCTCGACGGCATAGCGATAGTCGATGAGGGACAGCGTGATCCGCGCGGCGAGATGGATTTCTCGGTTAGGAACAACTGGGTGACGGGCAACGTGATCGCGGGGAATGCGATCGCCCTGACGATGCCGGCGCCACTGGCGGACAACCGGAGCGATGGCAACTTGTTCGCCGGCGACGGCGAGGCAAACGCCTTGCGCATCGGCTGGAACCGCAAGCTGGGCACGGCCGAGTGGATCGAGACCGGTCTCGATGCCCACAGCGAATGGCTCGCGCTGCCCACGGGGAAACGTCGCGAGGCCGATGCCCGCCTGCCGCTGGCAGACCAACTCGCATGGTACAGCGCGCTGCGTGGCAGGATGGGCGCTGTCGCAGCGCGCCCGCTGGCTGCACTGGCGCAGCGGGTGCCAGCGTTGAACGTGGGTGCTGGCGCGCGCCCAGGGCCCGCCGCGAGCACCTGGCTGTCGCGATGA